From one Lotus japonicus ecotype B-129 chromosome 3, LjGifu_v1.2 genomic stretch:
- the LOC130748791 gene encoding transcription factor bHLH117 translates to MDPMFSGDSSALDPMFSGISLHHLLTLNPSLFPDQQPNLHAADTINLLTPKSEYPNFENHQQQQLFTSSYPDYPPEQPFNIFPHFQPPPPPHFHHLPQLHSPETPYRKRFRHQEIETFSPPPPPAPAVILQSHLARQRRQKLSEKTRCLQKLMPWDKKMDQGTLLEEAYKYVKFLQAQTSVLQSMPTTTRFAAASAGGVFGEMERLNRSQALQILVNSPVAQTMLYSKGLCVFSVEQVALLRKFTERKQHQHQHHHFHQNQIQEQEQEQEMSDHDSSKTFLN, encoded by the coding sequence ATGGACCCCATGTTTTCCGGCGACTCCTCCGCCTTAGACCCTATGTTTTCCGGCATCAGCCTCCACCACCTCCTCACCCTCAACCCCTCTCTCTTCCCTGACCAACAACCCAACCTCCACGCCGCCGACACCATCAACCTTCTCACCCCAAAATCCGAGTACCCCAACTTCGAaaaccaccaacaacaacaactcttCACTTCCTCCTACCCTGATTACCCTCCTGAACAACCCTTCAACATCTTCCCCCACttccaaccaccaccaccaccacatttCCACCACCTCCCCCAACTCCACTCGCCGGAGACTCCCTACCGGAAACGCTTCCGCCATCAGGAGATAGAAACcttctctcctcctcctcctccagcACCGGCGGTGATTCTTCAGAGCCACCTTGCCCGCCAGAGGAGGCAGAAGCTGAGCGAGAAGACACGCTGCCTGCAGAAGCTGATGCCATGGGACAAGAAGATGGACCAGGGGACCCTTCTCGAAGAGGCCTACAAGTACGTCAAATTCTTACAAGCCCAAACCTCCGTCCTTCAGTCCATGCCCACCACCACCCGTTTCGCCGCCGCCTCCGCCGGCGGCGTTTTCGGCGAGATGGAGAGGCTGAACAGGAGCCAGGCGTTGCAGATTCTGGTGAACTCGCCTGTTGCTCAAACCATGCTTTACTCAAAAGGGCTCTGTGTTTTCTCTGTTGAACAGGTTGCTTTGCTCAGAAAATTTACAGAGAGAAAGCAGCATCAGCATCAGCATCACCATTTCCATCAGAATCAGATTCAGGAGCAGGAACAGGAGCAAGAAATGTCTGATCATGATTCCTCCAAAACTTTCTTGAACTAA
- the LOC130748144 gene encoding protein VASCULATURE COMPLEXITY AND CONNECTIVITY-like, whose protein sequence is MRGKASIFLCFLIVIMDVTAGILGIEAEIAQNKVKHLRLWIFECREPSHNAFMLGLGAAVLLALAHVILNLIGGCNCLCSQELQKASPNRQLSMACLILTWIVLAVGLSMLVIGTSSNHKSRGSCGFTHHHFLSIGGILCFVHGLFSVAYYASATASIN, encoded by the exons ATGCGTGGAAAAGCAAGCATTTTTCTCTGTTTCTTGATTGTAATCATGGATGTTACAGCTGGGATTCTTGGCATTGAAGCTGAAATTGCACAAAACAAG GTTAAGCACCTGAGATTGTGGATATTTGAGTGTAGAGAACCAAGTCATAATGCTTTTATGCTTGGGTTAGGTGCAGCAGTGCTTTTGGCTCTAGCCCATGTTATACTCAATCTGATAGGTGGCTGCAATTGCCTCTGTTCTCAAGAGCTTCAAAAAGCTTCTCCCAACAGACAACTCTCAATGGCTTGCCTCATTTTAACTTG GATTGTGTTGGCTGTTGGATTGAGCATGCTGGTGATAGGGACTTCATCAAACCACAAGTCAAGAGGTTCATGTGGCTTCACACACCATCACTTCCTCTCCATTGGAGGGATTCTGTGTTTTGTTCATGGCCTGTTCTCTGTTGCTTATTACGCTTCTGCCACTGCCTCGATTAATTAG
- the LOC130742420 gene encoding beta-amylase-like, with protein MSTFHLQERYFQQGITAWNGGGGSTAIRAERARKPKASFFKLDPKHVKNHHKNQNHRAAAAVCSALFKSAVAEPQATIYTAEDPMLANYVPVYVMLQLGVISNDNVLQDRYGLEKQLRELHAAGVDGVMVDVWWGIVESEGPQQYDWSAYRDLFQLVQDCKLKLQVIMSFHQCGGNVGDSVFIPLPKWVLEVGDSNPDIFYTNRSGIRNKECLSLGVDDIPLFHGRTPIQMYGDYMRSFRENMADFLESELMIDIEVGLGPAGELRYPSYSYCTGWKFPGIGEFQCYDKYLEAQFKGAVAALGHPEWELPDNAGECNSTPESTEFFRSQGTYLTDQGIIFLTWYSSILVMHGDAIMDEANKAFVGCKVKLAAKVSGIHWWYRTENHAAELTAGYYNLNYRDGYRPIARMLNRHGAILNFTCLEMRNCEQVEEAKSGPQELVQQVLSTGWRENLEVAGENALPRYDREAYNQILLNARPNGVNRHSPPKLRMYGVTYLRLTDELFQETNFQLFKTFVRRMHANQDYCSDPERYCHYTFPMQRSKPYLGTLTHGTEPVLQPYPWNNETDMSIEGPGFFADIVAFIWRIFCNKKRN; from the exons ATGTCGACGTTTCATCTTCAAGAAAGGTATTTTCAACAGGGAATTACAGCATGgaatggaggaggaggatccacagctatacgtGCAGAGAGAGCAAGGAAGCCAAAAGCCTCCTTCTTCAAATTGGATCCCAAACACGTCAAGAACCACcacaaaaatcaaaatcatcgCGCTGCAGCTGCTGTGTGTTCCGCATTGTTCAAATCTGCAGTTGCTGAACCACAA GCAACAATCTATACAGCAGAAGATCCAATGCTAGCAAATTATGTACCAGTATATGTGATGCTCCAA CTAGGAGTTATCTCAAATGACAATGTCTTACAAGACCGGTACGGACTTGAGAAACAGCTGAGGGAGCTACACGCCGCAGGCGTTGATGGGGTTATGGTTGATGTCTGGTGGGGTATTGTAGAATCAGAGGGGCCTCAGCAGTATGATTGGTCTGCTTACAGGGACTTGTTTCAGCTGGTTCAAGATTGCAAATTGAAGTTGCAAGTTATCATGTCATTTCACCAATGTGGAGGGAATGTTGGAGATTCTGTTTTTATCCCATTACCCAAATGGGTGCTTGAAGTTGGGGATTCAAACCCTGATATCTTCTACACCAATCGCTCAGGTATCAGGAACAAGGAATGTCTGTCACTTGGTGTGGACGACATACCTCTTTTTCATGGAAGAACTCCTATACAG ATGTATGGTGACTATATGAGGAGTTTCAGAGAGAATATGGCAGATTTTTTAGAATCTGAGCTCATGATAGACATTGAAGTAGGACTTGGCCCTGCGGGAGAACTCAGATATCCTTCTTACTCATATTGTACAGGGTGGAAATTTCCTGGTATAGGAGAGTTTCAG TGTTATGACAAATATCTTGAAGCTCAATTCAAAGGGGCTGTAGCTGCGCTAGGCCATCCTGAATGGGAGCTGCCTGATAATGCTGGGGAATGCAATTCTACACCTGAATCTACTGAATTTTTCAGATCACAAGGAACCTACCTAACAGACCAGGGGATTATCTTTCTTACATGGTATTCCAGCATATTGGTGATGCACGGTGATGCGATCATGGATGAAGCTAACAAAGCATTTGTAGGCTGCAAAGTGAAGTTAGCGGCAAAA gtttctggaatccactGGTGGTACAGAACAGAAAACCATGCTGCAGAGCTCACTGCAGGATACTACAACTTAAATTATAGAGACGGATACCGTCCGATAGCAAGGATGCTCAACCGACATGGTGCAATTCTAAATTTTACATGCCTTGAGATGAGAAATTGTGAGCAagttgaagaagccaaaagcgGTCCCCAGGAACTTGTTCAGCAG GTCCTAAGTACAGGCTGGAGGGAGAACCTTGAAGTTGCAGGAGAAAATGCACTTCCGCGGTATGATCGCGAAGCTTACAACCAAATCCTTCTGAATGCTAGACCAAATGGTGTGAACAGACATAGCCCTCCAAAACTGAGGATGTATGGCGTGACATACCTTCGTTTGACAGATGAGCTATTCCAGGAAACAAATTTTCAATTATTCAAAACATTTGTGAGAAGGATGCATGCTAATCAG GATTACTGTTCAGACCCTGAGAGATACTGTCATTACACGTTTCCTATGCAGCGATCAAAACCGTATCTGGGGACTCTTACTCACGGAACCGAACCAGTGCTGCAGCCATATCCATGGAATAATGAAACAGATATGAGCATTGAAGGTCCTGGTTTCTTTGCTGATATTGTAGCATTTATCTGGCGTAttttttgtaataaaaaaagaaactag
- the LOC130743876 gene encoding formin-like protein 3, which yields MELTRPSYAVVLVILLCALAERGSDGKRWKAEEFYTDHAAFSSSLHLDRKKAEQVWKHCRKELIERNNDSKDFDLHLLDESGDLHLLADISTLSIENDINEAAKYLPPHMKQYFLDCMRNKNPPTPVSEEQRNRLKKHYMSLFGLASGHRYLLSETPPSGSNFVPSSPAANSPPPSPKLPYDPLIQDFFVPSPPPPPSPPVDPQHDNNKQKKALIIAAAASGLIILIGLLLCYFEVRRRKRVDKGDRDLLIVSSSDLSNGSEKSVGLENSDMQEAGINYGKNPTLVRNLSIKSEDRNASMDEITSSDDKGQVQLSILKPPPGRSAPEPPRPPPPPGPRPQPPPPPKVAQPPPPPKVAQPPPAPPKPVAGRYQPSPLGPLRSGEGAESDAPKPKLKPFFWDKVAANPDQAMVWHEIRAGSFQFSEEKIESLFGCANQNRNERRKESPFVESSVQYIQIIDPKKAQNLSILLRALNVTPEVVIDALKEGSEIPVELIQTLLKMAPTTDEEQKLRLFTGDLSQLGPAERFLKALVDIPLAFKRLESLLFMFTLPEEASSIKECFSTLEVSFNKLRKSRLFLKLLEAVLKTGNRMNDGTYRGGAHAFRLDTLLKLADVKGTDGKTTLLHFVVQEIILYEGKRAVRTAKASGSHSGIKTEDFIEDSNGESEEDYRSLGLQVVSGLSSELEDVKKAAVIDGDALTAAVLKLSHLLAKNEDLLNTDLKNLQEESEFQHSLTSFVEKAKADVSCLIEEEKRIMAEVKSTADYFHGNAGKDEGLRLFVIVRDFLIMLDKVCKEVKDTTMKTRKASAKKEASSVSSSPETSHHSPSDMHKRLFPAIAERRVHDFSSDDDDDWSLQT from the exons ATGGAATTGACAAGACCTAGTTATGCCGTTGTTCTTGTAATTCTTCTTTGTGCCTTGGCTGAAAGGGGCTCAGATGGGAAGAGATGGAAAGCTGAGGAATTTTATACAGATCATGCTGCTTTCTCATCTTCCCTTCATCTCGACAGAAAAAAG GCAGAGCAGGTGTGGAAACATTGCAGGAAAGAATTGATAGAGAGGAATAATGATAGTAAAGATTTTGACTTGCATCTATTGGATGAAAGTGGTGACTTGCATCTATTGGCAGATATATCAACTCTTTCAATAGAAAATGATATAAATGAAGCAGCTAAATATCTGCCACCCCATATGAAGCAATACTTTTTGGATTGCATGAGAAACAAGAATCCTCCTACTCCTGTTTCAGAAGAGCAGAGAAATAGGCTGAAGAAGCATTATATGTCACTCTTTGGTTTAGCAAGTGGTCATAGATATTTGCTCTCCGAGACACCACCATCAGGTTCTAATTTTGTTCCATCATCACCAGCAGCCAATTCTCCACCTCCAAGTCCAAAGCTTCCGTATGACCCACTCATTCAAGACTTTTTTGTGCCAtctccaccacctcctccttctccaccaGTTGATCCCCAGCATGATAATAACAAACAAAAGAAAGCACTTATTATTGCTGCTGCTGCATCAGGACTTATAATCTTAATAGGCTTGCTCCTCTGCTATTTTGAGGTCAGGAGGAGGAAAAGAGTTGACAAAGGTGACAGGGATTTACTCATAGTAAGCTCAAGTGATTTGTCTAATG GTTCAGAAAAGTCTGTTGGTTTGGAAAATTCTGATATGCAAGAAGCTGGGATTAACTATGGAAAGAACCCTACTCTTGTTAGGAATTTGTCCATTAAGTCTGAAGACCGCAATGCCTCAATGGATGAGATAACATCATCAGATGACAAGGGACAAGTACAGTTGTCAATATTAAAACCTCCTCCGGGAAGATCAGCCCCGGAGCCTCCACGACCGCCACCGCCACCTGGTCCTAGGCCTCAGCCTCCACCTCCTCCAAAAGTAGCTCAGCCCCCACCTCCTCCAAAAGTAGCTCAGCCTCCACCTGCTCCTCCCAAACCAGTGGCAGGGAGATATCAACCTTCACCTTTAGGACCACTACGTTCTGGTGAGGGTGCTGAATCCGATGCTCCAAAACCGAAACTGAAGCCATTTTTCTGGGATAAGGTTGCTGCAAATCCTGATCAAGCAATGGTCTGGCATGAGATCAGAGCAGGGTCATTCCA GTTCAGTGAAGAAAAGATAGAATCCTTATTTGGCTGTGCCAACCAGAACagaaatgaaagaagaaaagaatctCCATTTGTGGAATCTTCTGTTCAGTACATTCAGATTATTGACCCCAAGAAAGCACAAAATTTATCAATTCTTTTACGTGCTTTAAATGTGACACCAGAAGTAGTTATTGACGCCCTAAAAGAAG GTAGTGAGATTCCTGTTGAGCTCATCCAGACATTATTGAAGATGGCGCCAACGACAGACGAGGAACAGAAGCTAAGGTTATTCACGGGCGACCTCTCTCAACTTGGGCCTGCAGAGAGGTTTCTCAAGGCCTTGGTTGATATTCCATTAGCTTTCAAACGTCTTGAATCTCTATTGTTCATGTTTACACTTCCAGAAGAGGCCTCAAGCATTAAGGAGTGTTTTTCAACATTAGAG GTTTCTTTCAACAAACTAAGAAAAAGCAGGCTCTTCCTAAAGCTATTAGAAGCAGTTCTCAAGACTGGAAACCGCATGAATGATGGCACCTACCGCGGTGGTGCTCACGCATTTAGGCTCGACACACTTTTGAAACTTGCAGATGTAAAAGGAACAGACGGCAAGACCACACTACTGCACTTTGTGGTTCAGGAGATTATACTTTATGAGGGCAAAAGAGCTGTGAGAACAGCAAAAGCAAGTGGAAGCCATTCAGGTATCAAAACTGAGGATTTCATTGAGGATTCAAATGGAGAATCAGAAGAGGACTATCGCAGCCTTGGCCTTCAGGTTGTTTCAGGTCTAAGTAGTGAACTTGAAGATGTGAAAAAAGCAGCAGTTATAGATGGTGATGCACTAACAGCTGCAGTGTTGAAACTTAGTCATTTATTAGCAAAAAATGAAGACTTGCTGAATACTGATCTGAAGAATCTCCAAGAAGAGAGTGAGTTCCAACATTCCCTTACAAGTTTTGTGGAGAAAGCAAAAGCTGATGTGTCATGTCTgatagaggaggagaagaggatAATGGCTGAGGTTAAGAGCACAGCAGATTATTTCCATGGGAATGCAGGGAAAGATGAAGGGTTGCGTTTGTTTGTGATTGTTCGCGATTTCTTGATAATGTTGGACAAGGTATGCAAAGAGGTGAAAGACACAACAATGAAGACGAGGAAGGCTTCTGCCAAGAAAGAGGCTTCATCTGTGTCATCCTCACCAGAGACTAGTCATCATTCACCTTCTGATATGCATAAGCGACTGTTTCCGGCCATTGCAGAACGGAGAGTGCATGACTTTAgttcagatgatgatgatgattggaGCTTACAGACGTAG